A single region of the Polyodon spathula isolate WHYD16114869_AA chromosome 12, ASM1765450v1, whole genome shotgun sequence genome encodes:
- the LOC121323858 gene encoding zinc finger and BTB domain-containing protein 18.2-like isoform X1, translating into MGSTKTTDTLIGLIRHATEKCYEGRMEFPDHSRQLLQCLSQQRHQGFLCDCTVLVGEARFKAHRAVLASCSMYFHLFYRDQLDKRDLVHLNNDIVTAPAFSLLLEFMYEGKMEFNNLPVEDVLAAASYLHMYDIVKVCKSRLKDKELCSLEEKINDGAALGCLEKERSSSDREQREHVQQRQIPADEFDTDNSKARLAVTDCERSTQSRQKANGHPGRSPDLVGVNYVSTEAESCIRTAGKTKADVSGSTGALSQRSRASDDADCALDLTFKPLSSRDSLHPYVSGQLASDSQQQGSEPLVKDEHDLLSDQEDSEPMSPESQRFGNSARSSVVTGFAALFPGNNGSSAALHPREDEDVMEQDGAEGRGGVSGSEEEEEEDLASSDISTSSGVLLPPGQQICVCPLCSKVFPSPHVLQLHLSSHFREKDGTRSKLSPDGSVPTCSQCGKTFSCMYTLKRHERTHSGEKPYTCAQCGKSFQYSHNLTRHAVVHTREKPHACKWCERRFTQSGDLYRHIRKFHCGLVKTLAIG; encoded by the coding sequence GTTATGAAGGAAGAATGGAGTTCCCAGACCATAGCCGCCAGTTGCTGCAGTGTCTGAGTCAGCAGCGTCACCAAGGTTTCCTTTGCGACTGCACTGTTCTTGTTGGAGAGGCGCGATTCAAAGCACACAGAGCAGTGTTGGCCTCTTGCAGCATGTACTTCCATCTCTTCTACAGAGACCAGCTAGACAAAAGGGACCTTGTGCATCTGAACAATGACATTGTGACAGCCCCTGCTTTCAGCCTGCTCCTTGAATTTATGTATGAGGGGAAAATGGAATTCAACAACTTGCCTGTGGAAGATGTGCTGGCTGCAGCCAGCTACCTCCACATGTATGACATTGTGAAAGTGTGCAAAAGCAGGCTGAAAGATAAAGAGTTGTGCTCTTTGGAGGAAAAGATTAACGATGGGGCAGCACTGGGCTGCCTGGAAAAGGAGAGGAGCTCTTCAGACAGAGAGCAGCGTGAGCATGTACAGCAGCGGCAGATCCCGGCAGATGAATTTGACACAGACAACAGCAAGGCAAGACTGGCTGTCACGGATTGTGAAAGGTCTACACAGAGCAGGCAGAAGGCGAACGGTCACCCTGGCAGGTCCCCGGACCTTGTAGGTGTCAATTATGTGTCAACGGAGGCCGAGTCCTGCATCCGAACAGCTGGAAAAACAAAAGCTGATGTCAGTGGTTCTACGGGGGCTCTGTCTCAGAGGTCTCGGGCTTCAGATGATGCAGACTGTGCTCTGGATTTGACTTTCAAGCCTCTGTCGAGCAGAGATTCCTTACACCCCTACGTTTCAGGACAGCTGGCTTCCGACAGCCAGCAGCAGGGCAGCGAGCCACTTGTTAAAGACGAACACGACTTGCTGTCAGACCAGGAGGACAGTGAGCCCATGAGCCCTGAGAGCCAGCGCTTTGGGAATTCAGCCAGGAGCTCAGTGGTGACAGGGTTCGCAGCCCTTTTCCCAGGCAACAATGGCTCCTCGGCCGCCCTCCACCCCCGGGAGGATGAAGATGTGATGGAGCAGGACGGAGCTGAGGGAAGAGGAGGGGTGAGCGGcagtgaggaggaagaggaggaagaccTGGCCTCATCTGATATCTCCACCTCCAGCGGCGTGCTCCTGCCCCCCGGCCAGCAGATCTGCGTGTGCCCCCTCTGCAGCAAAGTCTTCCCCAGCCCCCACGTGCTGCAGCTCCACCTCAGCTCCCACTTCAGGGAGAAGGACGGCACCCGCTCCAAGCTGTCCCCTGATGGCTCGGTGCCCACCTGTTCCCAGTGTGGCAAGACCTTTTCTTGCATGTACACCCTAAAGCGCCACGAGAGGACTCACTCTGGAGAAAAGCCCTACACCTGCGCCCAGTGTGGCAAGAGCTTCCAGTACTCGCACAACCTGACCCGCCACGCCGTGGTCCACACACGCGAAAAGCCCCACGCCTGCAAATGGTGCGAGAGACGCTTCACTCAGTCTGGGGACCTCTATCGACACATCCGTAAATTCCACTGTGGTCTTGTGAAGACTCTGGCTATTGGATAA
- the LOC121323858 gene encoding zinc finger and BTB domain-containing protein 18.2-like isoform X2, whose amino-acid sequence MEFPDHSRQLLQCLSQQRHQGFLCDCTVLVGEARFKAHRAVLASCSMYFHLFYRDQLDKRDLVHLNNDIVTAPAFSLLLEFMYEGKMEFNNLPVEDVLAAASYLHMYDIVKVCKSRLKDKELCSLEEKINDGAALGCLEKERSSSDREQREHVQQRQIPADEFDTDNSKARLAVTDCERSTQSRQKANGHPGRSPDLVGVNYVSTEAESCIRTAGKTKADVSGSTGALSQRSRASDDADCALDLTFKPLSSRDSLHPYVSGQLASDSQQQGSEPLVKDEHDLLSDQEDSEPMSPESQRFGNSARSSVVTGFAALFPGNNGSSAALHPREDEDVMEQDGAEGRGGVSGSEEEEEEDLASSDISTSSGVLLPPGQQICVCPLCSKVFPSPHVLQLHLSSHFREKDGTRSKLSPDGSVPTCSQCGKTFSCMYTLKRHERTHSGEKPYTCAQCGKSFQYSHNLTRHAVVHTREKPHACKWCERRFTQSGDLYRHIRKFHCGLVKTLAIG is encoded by the coding sequence ATGGAGTTCCCAGACCATAGCCGCCAGTTGCTGCAGTGTCTGAGTCAGCAGCGTCACCAAGGTTTCCTTTGCGACTGCACTGTTCTTGTTGGAGAGGCGCGATTCAAAGCACACAGAGCAGTGTTGGCCTCTTGCAGCATGTACTTCCATCTCTTCTACAGAGACCAGCTAGACAAAAGGGACCTTGTGCATCTGAACAATGACATTGTGACAGCCCCTGCTTTCAGCCTGCTCCTTGAATTTATGTATGAGGGGAAAATGGAATTCAACAACTTGCCTGTGGAAGATGTGCTGGCTGCAGCCAGCTACCTCCACATGTATGACATTGTGAAAGTGTGCAAAAGCAGGCTGAAAGATAAAGAGTTGTGCTCTTTGGAGGAAAAGATTAACGATGGGGCAGCACTGGGCTGCCTGGAAAAGGAGAGGAGCTCTTCAGACAGAGAGCAGCGTGAGCATGTACAGCAGCGGCAGATCCCGGCAGATGAATTTGACACAGACAACAGCAAGGCAAGACTGGCTGTCACGGATTGTGAAAGGTCTACACAGAGCAGGCAGAAGGCGAACGGTCACCCTGGCAGGTCCCCGGACCTTGTAGGTGTCAATTATGTGTCAACGGAGGCCGAGTCCTGCATCCGAACAGCTGGAAAAACAAAAGCTGATGTCAGTGGTTCTACGGGGGCTCTGTCTCAGAGGTCTCGGGCTTCAGATGATGCAGACTGTGCTCTGGATTTGACTTTCAAGCCTCTGTCGAGCAGAGATTCCTTACACCCCTACGTTTCAGGACAGCTGGCTTCCGACAGCCAGCAGCAGGGCAGCGAGCCACTTGTTAAAGACGAACACGACTTGCTGTCAGACCAGGAGGACAGTGAGCCCATGAGCCCTGAGAGCCAGCGCTTTGGGAATTCAGCCAGGAGCTCAGTGGTGACAGGGTTCGCAGCCCTTTTCCCAGGCAACAATGGCTCCTCGGCCGCCCTCCACCCCCGGGAGGATGAAGATGTGATGGAGCAGGACGGAGCTGAGGGAAGAGGAGGGGTGAGCGGcagtgaggaggaagaggaggaagaccTGGCCTCATCTGATATCTCCACCTCCAGCGGCGTGCTCCTGCCCCCCGGCCAGCAGATCTGCGTGTGCCCCCTCTGCAGCAAAGTCTTCCCCAGCCCCCACGTGCTGCAGCTCCACCTCAGCTCCCACTTCAGGGAGAAGGACGGCACCCGCTCCAAGCTGTCCCCTGATGGCTCGGTGCCCACCTGTTCCCAGTGTGGCAAGACCTTTTCTTGCATGTACACCCTAAAGCGCCACGAGAGGACTCACTCTGGAGAAAAGCCCTACACCTGCGCCCAGTGTGGCAAGAGCTTCCAGTACTCGCACAACCTGACCCGCCACGCCGTGGTCCACACACGCGAAAAGCCCCACGCCTGCAAATGGTGCGAGAGACGCTTCACTCAGTCTGGGGACCTCTATCGACACATCCGTAAATTCCACTGTGGTCTTGTGAAGACTCTGGCTATTGGATAA